A single Lolium perenne isolate Kyuss_39 chromosome 6, Kyuss_2.0, whole genome shotgun sequence DNA region contains:
- the LOC127307898 gene encoding ABC transporter G family member 1, whose protein sequence is MAVSSSPLPRWAPTPSPSRPLWRWGGGTPDARTGGSGEAAGAGRSLARMFPWKRRPAVAGFDGVEVTPTQSAGTDVVDDPGVFLTWEDVCVTVAGGAYGAQPVSILSGISGHAGPGEVLAIMGPSGCGKTTLLDTLAGRIGPGVNEKGLILINGRREKLAFGTSAYVTQDNVLMSTMSVREAIYYSAQLQLPGTMPAAEKRAHADGVIQEMGLGDAMDTRIGGRMTKGISGGQRKRLTICIEMLTRPRLLFLDEPTSGLDSAASYHVMSHIARVAAREGMTVVAAVHQPSDDVFDLFHGLCLLASGRTVFFGAASHATQFFTQSGFPCPQLRNPSDHFLRTINKDFDEEPVENSKAREKTAIEAIDILTDAYQSPAYSGKTMNRIAEMKGIGGAPFRQREQASFSTKVFVLTRRSFVNMHRDIGYYWMRLGIFLGIGICLGTIFYQVGHSYSSIQSRCEVIMYTTALLTFMAIGGFPSFVEDVKVFRRERLSGHYGVAEFVMSNTLSATPYLAVIAVIPGAMMYYLTGLTKGADHFAYFVINLCMCTLLVESMMMIIAVIVPDFLMGIIVGAGVQGVMMLNGGFFRLPKDLPKPVWKYPCYYISFHKYAVQGFYKNEFIGLTFPSDQLVEKNATISGHQVLQEKLQVEMGYSKWVNIAILCGMIVVYRMMFFGIVKIAEEVRTKRRGMRCRWCK, encoded by the exons ATGGCAGTCTCGTCGTCACCGCTGCCGCGATGGGCGCCGACGCCGAGCCCGTCGCGCCCGCTCTGGCGCTGGGGCGGCGGCACACCTGACGCCCGGACCGGCGGCTCCGGCGAAGCTGCAGGGGCGGGCAGGTCGCTGGCTAGAATGTTCCCGTGGAAGCGTCGTCCGGCCGTGGCGGGGTTCGACGGCGTGGAGGTAACGCCGACGCAGAGCGCGGGCACGGACGTCGTCGACGATCCCGGGGTGTTCCTGACGTGGGAGGACGTGTGCGTCACGGTGGCGGGCGGCGCGTACGGCGCCCAGCCGGTGAGCATCCTGAGCGGGATCAGCGGGCACGCCGGGCCGGGGGAGGTGCTCGCCATCATGGGGCCGTCCGGCTGCGGCAAGACCACCCTCCTCGATACTCTCGCAG GAAGGATAGGGCCTGGAGTCAATGAAAAGGGGTTGATTCTGATCAATGGCCGTCGAGAGAAGCTTGCCTTTGGAACCTCG GCTTATGTGACCCAAGACAATGTTCTGATGTCGACGATGTCGGTGCGCGAGGCCATCTACTACTCGGCGCAGCTGCAGCTGCCAGGCACGATGCCAGCGGCAGAGAAGCGCGCGCATGCTGACGGCGTGATCCAAGAGATGGGCCTCGGTGACGCCATGGACACGCGCATCGGCGGGCGCATGACCAAGGGCATCAGCGGTGGGCAGCGGAAACGGCTGACAATCTGCATCGAGATGCTCACGCGGCCGCGACTGCTCTTCCTGGACGAGCCCACCAGCGGGCTCGACAGCGCCGCCTCCTACCACGTCATGAGCCACATAGCTAGGGTCGCAGCCAGGGAGGGCATGACCGTTGTCGCTGCGGTGCACCAGCCCAGCGATGACGTCTTTGACCTCTTCCATGGCCTCTGCCTGCTTGCCTCTGGCAGGACCGTCTTCTTCGGAGCTGCGTCCCATGCCACCCAG TTCTTTACTCAAAGTGGCTTCCCATGTCCTCAACTGAGGAACCCATCAGACCACTTCCTGAGAACAATCAACAAGGATTTTGATGAG GAACCTGTTGAAAATTCCAAAGCTAGAGAAAAAACAGCAATTGAAGCAATAGACATTCTGACAGATGCTTACCAGTCCCCTGCTTACTCAGGAAAAACAATGAACCGAATAGCTGAGATGAAAGGGATA GGTGGAGCTCCATTTAGGCAGAGGGAACAAGCCAGCTTCTCAACAAAGGTTTTTGTACTCACCAGAAGGTCATTTGTAAATATGCACAGAGACATAGGATACTATTGGATGCGTTTGGGTATTTTCCTAGGAATTGGCATTTGTCTTGGCACTATATTCTACCAAGTTGGCCACAGTTACAGTTCTATCCAG TCCAGATGTGAAGTAATAATGTATACGACCGCACTTCTAACTTTCATGGCAATTGGAGGATTCCCTTCTTTTGTAGAGGACGTAAAG GTATTCAGAAGGGAGAGGCTGAGCGGCCATTACGGTGTGGCGGAGTTTGTGATGTCGAACACACTGTCAGCCACTCCATACCTGGCAGTCATAGCTGTGATCCCCGGCGCAATGATGTACTACCTGACGGGGCTAACCAAAGGGGCTGATCACTTCGCCTACTTCGTCATCAACCTGTGCATGTGTACATTGCTGGTCGAGAGCATGATGATGATTATCGCCGTCATTGTGCCGGACTTTCTAATGGGGATCATTGTCGGGGCTGGAGTGCAAGGGGTGATGATGCTCAACGGTGGTTTCTTCCGCCTCCCCAAGGATCTCCCGAAGCCAGTGTGGAAGTATCCTTGCTACTACATCTCATTCCACAAGTACGCGGTGCAGGGGTTCTACAAGAACGAGTTCATCGGGCTGACGTTCCCGAGTGACCAGCTGGTTGAGAAAAATGCCACCATCAGTGGCCATCAAGTGCTGCAGGAGAAGCTCCAGGTGGAGATGGGGTACTCTAAATGGGTCAACATTGCCATCCTCTGTGGGATGATTGTGGTGTATAGGATGATGTTCTTTGGTATTGTCAAGATCGCGGAGGAAGTCAGGACAAAACGAAGGGGAATGAGATGCAGATGGTGTAAATAG